The Candidatus Manganitrophus noduliformans genome includes a window with the following:
- a CDS encoding lytic transglycosylase domain-containing protein: protein MSVKQRYRRYWILTGTLGFFLFHPFSSDVSLSDPHNMPLHLPADPVPHEGSAKQGSPHSEGGHFRKEKKIFEILSGFETGLDKHQEKKLASFIHQESRRYGFDPELIVAVISTESSFYNWAISPKGAVGLMQLIPTTGKEVAERNDIVWHGKDLLFDPFLNIRLGIHYLWMLYLKFGDIHIALTAYNYGPGKVVRWLKAGQKIPTNYSEKVLDYYQKFLNLGGSGKNVPEKDRPVQMARRS, encoded by the coding sequence ATGTCGGTAAAGCAAAGGTACAGGCGATATTGGATATTAACCGGAACACTCGGGTTCTTTCTTTTTCACCCTTTCTCATCCGACGTCTCCCTGTCGGACCCGCACAACATGCCGCTCCACCTGCCGGCGGATCCTGTTCCTCATGAAGGTTCAGCAAAGCAAGGTTCTCCCCATTCTGAGGGCGGACATTTCCGGAAAGAGAAGAAAATCTTCGAGATTCTCTCCGGATTTGAAACCGGGCTCGATAAACATCAGGAGAAGAAGCTGGCGAGCTTCATTCATCAGGAAAGCCGCCGGTACGGGTTTGATCCCGAGCTGATCGTCGCCGTGATCTCTACGGAAAGTTCATTTTATAATTGGGCGATCTCTCCCAAGGGGGCCGTCGGATTGATGCAGCTGATTCCGACGACCGGGAAAGAAGTCGCGGAGAGAAACGATATCGTCTGGCACGGGAAAGATCTTTTATTCGATCCGTTCTTGAATATTCGCCTCGGTATTCACTATTTATGGATGCTCTATCTAAAATTTGGAGACATCCATATTGCCCTGACCGCGTACAATTATGGTCCCGGAAAGGTGGTCCGGTGGTTGAAAGCAGGCCAAAAAATACCGACGAATTATTCGGAAAAAGTGCTCGACTACTATCAAAAGTTTTTGAATTTAGGGGGGAGTGGAAAAAATGTTCCTGAAAAGGACCGGCCGGTTCAGATGGCGCGCCGTTCCTAA
- a CDS encoding polyprenyl synthetase family protein, producing the protein MDQVWSNYKEALDEVEEQIKKGLDSEVTLINKVAYHILSSGGKRIRPLLLIISAQLCQSVDKRHIHLAGMVEFIHTATLLHDDVLDNAEVRRGIPAARLLWGNQASILVGDYLYTLAVCQAVKMENFEINYLLSTTCRRMSEGETLQLVHSRDLDLTEATYLQIIEYKTAALLSAACKLGGIIGNESDEKKEALSRYGRNLGIAFQVADDTLDYVADRARLGKSPGKDIKEGKVTLPLLHLLQHCSSKDKRELKKVIKKAALLKRDLSFVTGLMEQYGSIAYARKKAQDYANRAKSDLSIFSDSLHRQALCTVADYVVRRDH; encoded by the coding sequence ATGGATCAGGTCTGGTCCAATTATAAAGAAGCCCTCGACGAGGTCGAAGAGCAGATCAAAAAGGGCCTCGATTCCGAGGTCACGCTCATCAACAAAGTCGCCTACCATATCTTGAGCAGCGGCGGCAAGCGGATTCGCCCCCTCCTCTTAATCATCAGCGCCCAGCTTTGCCAATCGGTCGATAAACGCCATATCCACCTGGCCGGGATGGTCGAGTTCATCCACACGGCGACACTTTTGCACGACGATGTTTTGGACAATGCGGAGGTCCGCCGCGGTATCCCCGCCGCCCGCCTTCTCTGGGGAAACCAAGCGAGTATTCTGGTCGGAGATTATCTCTATACCCTGGCCGTCTGCCAGGCGGTGAAGATGGAGAATTTTGAGATCAACTATCTTCTCTCCACCACCTGCCGGAGAATGTCCGAAGGGGAAACGCTTCAATTGGTTCACAGCCGCGATCTTGATTTGACCGAAGCGACTTATCTCCAGATCATCGAATACAAAACGGCGGCGCTCCTGTCCGCCGCTTGCAAATTGGGGGGGATTATCGGGAATGAATCGGATGAGAAAAAGGAGGCGCTTTCCCGGTATGGCCGGAATTTGGGAATCGCCTTCCAAGTGGCGGATGATACCCTCGATTATGTCGCCGATCGGGCGCGCCTCGGAAAATCTCCGGGGAAAGATATCAAAGAAGGAAAGGTGACCCTCCCGCTCCTTCATCTGCTTCAACATTGTTCTTCAAAAGACAAAAGAGAGCTCAAGAAGGTTATCAAGAAGGCCGCCCTTCTCAAGAGAGATCTCTCTTTCGTGACCGGATTGATGGAGCAATACGGCTCCATCGCGTATGCCCGTAAAAAAGCGCAAGATTATGCCAACCGCGCGAAGAGCGATCTTTCTATTTTTAGCGACTCCCTCCATCGCCAAGCCCTCTGCACCGTCGCCGACTACGTTGTCCGAAGAGATCACTGA
- a CDS encoding 2Fe-2S iron-sulfur cluster-binding protein: MEPTPSPQSGPVTLQITLQGKVCHVQEDNLIWIFQEMGLIRFSNKFCWNGECKNCTVSFKLGPEGETVTERACRTPAQEGMIITEMPSPFYKKL; encoded by the coding sequence ATGGAACCGACCCCCTCCCCTCAAAGCGGCCCCGTGACACTACAGATAACCCTTCAAGGAAAAGTTTGTCATGTCCAGGAGGACAACCTCATCTGGATCTTCCAGGAGATGGGACTGATTCGCTTTTCCAATAAATTTTGCTGGAATGGGGAATGCAAAAATTGTACGGTGAGCTTCAAGTTGGGTCCGGAGGGAGAAACGGTGACCGAACGGGCCTGCAGAACGCCGGCGCAAGAAGGAATGATCATTACCGAAATGCCGTCGCCGTTCTATAAAAAGCTCTAG
- a CDS encoding endonuclease III domain-containing protein has translation MITADSIHPIMAILKKEVRRLKTPAVGLIAQRTQDPFRVLISCLLSLRTRDETTEAASARLFQLAATPGRMRCLRAAQIESAIYPVSFYRNKTQQILGICRDLMEKFDGHVPDSIDALLTLPGVGRKTANLVVTAAFRKPGICVDTHVHRISNRIGYIRTKSPEESETALREKLPKRYWIIYNDLLVPYGQFICKPISPICSRCEISPYCKQVGVEKKR, from the coding sequence ATGATCACGGCCGATTCCATTCATCCGATCATGGCGATCCTGAAAAAAGAGGTGCGCCGGTTGAAAACGCCGGCGGTCGGCCTGATCGCGCAGCGGACCCAAGATCCCTTTCGGGTCTTAATCTCCTGTCTTCTGAGCCTGCGAACGCGGGATGAAACGACCGAGGCCGCCTCGGCCCGTCTCTTCCAATTGGCCGCGACACCCGGCCGGATGCGCTGCCTGCGGGCCGCTCAGATTGAGTCGGCGATCTATCCCGTCTCTTTTTACAGGAACAAAACCCAGCAAATTCTCGGGATTTGCCGCGACCTGATGGAGAAATTCGACGGCCATGTTCCCGATTCCATCGATGCCCTGCTCACCCTCCCCGGCGTCGGGAGGAAAACGGCCAATCTCGTCGTGACCGCGGCCTTTCGGAAGCCGGGGATCTGCGTCGATACACATGTTCATCGGATCTCAAACCGGATCGGCTATATCCGGACGAAGAGTCCTGAAGAGAGCGAAACGGCCCTCCGGGAAAAACTTCCCAAGCGTTACTGGATCATTTATAACGATCTCCTCGTCCCCTATGGGCAGTTCATCTGCAAACCGATCTCGCCGATCTGCAGCCGATGCGAGATTTCTCCCTATTGCAAGCAGGTGGGCGTCGAGAAAAAGCGTTGA
- a CDS encoding aminoacyl-tRNA deacylase, which yields MSPTLKNYLDENQVPYEVTAHPEAYTSQEIAATLHKTGKRLGKVVMVKAGDRLVMCVLPAHELIDIGRLETILGSKQVRLATEEEFKNIFPDCDVGAMPPFGNLYHVPVYLDERLAQYDKFYFEAGSHTEIVTMSIDDYRRLVSPQVALFGKFSRPKAA from the coding sequence ATGAGCCCGACATTAAAGAACTACTTGGATGAGAATCAGGTTCCCTATGAGGTGACGGCCCATCCGGAGGCGTACACTTCTCAAGAAATTGCGGCGACACTCCACAAGACGGGAAAACGGCTCGGGAAGGTCGTGATGGTGAAGGCGGGAGATCGGTTGGTGATGTGCGTCCTGCCGGCCCATGAACTGATCGACATCGGCCGACTGGAGACGATACTCGGGAGCAAACAGGTCCGCCTCGCGACGGAGGAGGAGTTTAAAAACATCTTTCCCGATTGTGACGTCGGCGCCATGCCCCCCTTCGGCAATCTCTATCACGTTCCCGTCTACCTCGATGAACGGCTTGCCCAGTACGACAAATTCTATTTTGAGGCGGGAAGCCACACAGAGATCGTCACGATGTCGATAGACGACTACCGCCGGCTGGTCTCTCCCCAGGTCGCCCTGTTCGGGAAGTTCTCGAGACCCAAGGCGGCCTAG
- a CDS encoding TIGR04283 family arsenosugar biosynthesis glycosyltransferase: MKKTSIVIPVLNEEEALRRTLDRLEQFTEVEMIVVDGGSTDETVPLLQAWSDRHSTQTRSVLYGERGRARQMNAGAERATGEILLFLHADSLLPAGAIDAVAEAVRSPAVAGGAFRLKIDSEAFFLRIVEKLANLRSRFLKLPYGDQGIFVRRDLFERLGGYAELPLMEDVDFIRRLKREGEVVLLAEEIATSPRRWLREGIYYVTLRNLVLLALYFGGVSPGRLARWYPFGKK, encoded by the coding sequence ATGAAAAAAACTTCCATCGTCATCCCGGTGCTTAACGAAGAAGAGGCGCTCCGCCGGACGCTCGATCGATTGGAGCAATTCACAGAGGTCGAGATGATCGTCGTCGATGGAGGGAGCACCGATGAAACGGTGCCCCTCCTTCAAGCCTGGTCTGATCGGCATTCCACCCAAACGCGGAGTGTCCTTTATGGTGAACGAGGCCGGGCGCGGCAGATGAACGCCGGGGCGGAGCGGGCCACGGGAGAGATCCTCCTTTTTCTCCATGCCGACTCCCTCCTTCCTGCAGGAGCGATCGATGCGGTTGCGGAAGCGGTCCGCTCGCCTGCCGTGGCCGGCGGCGCATTTCGATTGAAGATCGATTCCGAGGCTTTCTTTTTAAGAATCGTCGAGAAGCTGGCGAATCTGAGGTCCCGGTTTCTCAAACTCCCTTATGGCGACCAGGGGATCTTTGTTCGAAGGGATCTCTTCGAACGTTTGGGGGGATATGCAGAGTTGCCTCTCATGGAAGATGTCGATTTCATCCGCCGTTTGAAGAGGGAGGGGGAAGTCGTCCTGCTCGCGGAGGAGATCGCGACCTCTCCCCGGCGGTGGCTCCGGGAGGGGATTTATTACGTCACTCTTCGCAATCTTGTTTTGTTGGCTCTCTATTTCGGAGGCGTTTCCCCCGGAAGGTTGGCGCGATGGTATCCCTTCGGAAAGAAGTAA
- a CDS encoding ABC transporter transmembrane domain-containing protein, with product MQIQSNPSLRRILGFTRPHWGTMALATFFLLLSSLISLGLPWIVRRQVDSILVDRQMVTLTLLLGLISLFLIQAFFSFGHNYLLGAVGQRVLAELRASLFSHLQTLSLSFFTRRRTGELLSRLTNDLAVIQTLSTEMPVNLTRQALTLIGGVAILLYMNWRLTFLVLLLIPIVVAIARWMGKRLKQFSISVQDHLADTTTLMEEMISGIRTIKSFGRESYEQIRFSRQIEKTLAVTLARLRISAAFGPVMIFLGFSAAAGILWYGAREILLGKITPGEIIAFIIYAMIITGPIGSFARLFSQLQEGLGSSQRVFEILDTKPLVTDAPNARPLPPIRGEVRFREVSFHYLADQPVLQEISFAVQPGEKVALIGPSGAGKSTLIHLLHRFYDPVSGSIEVDGRPLKEVTIKSYYDQIAFVPQEVILFGGTLRENILYGKPDATEAELLAASRAAHAHDFITAFPHGYQTQVGEKGLTLSGGQRQRIAIARAFLKNPRLLILDEATAYLDNESELFVQEALERLMAGKTTFVIAHRLTTIQKADRILVLNKGCLAEQGTHPELIERRGLYYHLYTLKIVGAEASLPEQETS from the coding sequence GTGCAGATTCAAAGCAATCCTTCTCTCCGCCGCATCCTCGGTTTTACCCGCCCGCATTGGGGGACGATGGCGCTGGCGACCTTCTTTCTCCTCTTATCCTCACTCATCAGCCTGGGCCTTCCCTGGATCGTTCGCCGACAGGTCGATTCGATCTTGGTCGACCGCCAAATGGTGACGCTGACCCTCTTGCTCGGCCTGATCTCCCTCTTTCTGATCCAAGCCTTCTTTTCGTTCGGCCATAACTATCTTCTCGGAGCGGTCGGCCAACGGGTCTTGGCGGAGCTTCGAGCCTCCCTCTTCTCGCACCTTCAAACCCTCTCCCTCTCCTTCTTCACCCGACGGAGGACGGGAGAACTCCTCTCTCGATTAACCAATGATCTGGCGGTCATTCAGACCCTCTCGACGGAGATGCCGGTGAACCTCACCCGGCAGGCATTGACCTTGATCGGCGGCGTCGCCATTCTCCTCTATATGAACTGGCGGCTTACATTCCTGGTTCTCCTTTTAATTCCGATCGTGGTCGCGATCGCCCGATGGATGGGGAAGCGGTTGAAGCAATTTTCAATCTCGGTGCAGGACCATCTGGCCGACACCACCACCCTGATGGAGGAGATGATCTCCGGCATCCGGACGATCAAATCATTCGGCCGAGAGTCGTATGAGCAGATCCGATTTTCACGGCAGATCGAAAAGACACTGGCCGTCACCCTGGCGCGGCTCCGGATCTCGGCCGCTTTCGGCCCGGTCATGATTTTTTTGGGGTTCAGCGCGGCGGCCGGAATCCTCTGGTACGGCGCGCGGGAGATTCTTCTCGGAAAAATCACGCCGGGGGAAATCATCGCCTTTATCATTTATGCGATGATCATCACCGGACCAATCGGGAGTTTTGCCCGCCTCTTCTCGCAGCTGCAGGAAGGATTAGGGTCGAGCCAACGGGTCTTCGAAATTCTCGATACCAAACCGCTGGTGACCGACGCCCCGAACGCCCGGCCGCTTCCGCCGATTCGGGGGGAGGTCCGGTTCAGGGAGGTCTCATTCCATTATCTAGCCGATCAACCGGTGTTGCAGGAAATTTCCTTTGCCGTTCAACCGGGAGAAAAAGTCGCCCTCATCGGCCCCAGCGGCGCCGGCAAGAGCACCCTGATCCACCTCCTTCACCGCTTCTACGATCCGGTCTCCGGATCAATCGAGGTGGACGGCCGTCCGCTGAAGGAGGTCACAATCAAAAGTTATTACGACCAGATCGCCTTCGTTCCGCAGGAGGTCATCCTCTTCGGGGGGACGCTGCGCGAGAATATCCTCTACGGAAAACCGGACGCGACCGAGGCGGAGCTGCTCGCCGCCTCCCGCGCCGCGCACGCGCACGATTTCATCACCGCTTTCCCTCACGGATACCAGACGCAGGTCGGCGAGAAGGGCCTGACCCTCTCGGGAGGCCAACGCCAGCGGATCGCGATTGCCCGCGCCTTTTTGAAAAATCCCCGGCTGCTGATCTTGGACGAGGCGACCGCCTATCTCGATAATGAATCGGAGTTGTTCGTTCAAGAGGCATTGGAAAGACTGATGGCGGGAAAAACAACCTTTGTGATCGCCCATCGGCTGACGACCATCCAAAAGGCCGACCGGATCTTGGTCTTGAACAAAGGATGCCTGGCCGAACAGGGGACCCATCCGGAGCTGATCGAGCGGCGGGGGCTCTATTATCACCTCTACACGCTCAAAATAGTCGGGGCGGAAGCCTCCCTCCCGGAACAAGAGACCTCCTAA